A stretch of the Polaribacter pacificus genome encodes the following:
- a CDS encoding protein-L-isoaspartate(D-aspartate) O-methyltransferase produces the protein MKDSHKHQGLRNQLATVLKAKGIHDEAVLAAIKKIPRHLFIDSSFEEHAYQDKAFPIAAEQTISQPYTVAFQSQTLEVQKGDKVLEIGTGSGYQTAVLLEMKAEVYTIERQHELFKKTSLFLPKLGYRPKKLIFGDGYKGLKEIAPFDKIIVTAGAPYVPNPLLAQLKIGGRLLIPVGDKTQIMTLFIRKSAKEFEKHELGDFAFVPMLEEKN, from the coding sequence TTGAAAGATTCTCATAAACATCAAGGACTTAGAAATCAATTGGCTACCGTGCTAAAGGCAAAAGGAATTCATGACGAAGCCGTATTGGCTGCCATCAAGAAAATTCCACGACACTTGTTTATTGATTCAAGTTTTGAGGAGCATGCATACCAAGACAAGGCTTTTCCTATTGCTGCTGAGCAAACCATTTCGCAACCTTATACGGTTGCTTTTCAATCGCAAACCCTGGAGGTGCAAAAAGGTGATAAGGTGTTAGAAATTGGTACAGGATCAGGCTATCAAACAGCTGTTTTATTAGAAATGAAAGCCGAAGTTTATACTATAGAAAGGCAACATGAACTGTTTAAGAAAACCTCTTTGTTTTTGCCAAAACTAGGCTATAGACCTAAAAAATTAATCTTTGGAGATGGGTATAAAGGATTAAAAGAAATTGCTCCTTTTGATAAAATCATCGTGACTGCTGGAGCACCTTATGTTCCAAATCCTTTGCTTGCGCAATTAAAAATTGGTGGTAGATTATTGATTCCGGTTGGAGATAAAACTCAAATTATGACTTTGTTTATAAGAAAATCTGCCAAAGAATTTGAAAAACACGAATTAGGAGACTTTGCTTTTGTGCCGATGTTGGAAGAAAAAAACTAA
- a CDS encoding DUF2147 domain-containing protein, whose product MKAKTLYILLFFYCFTASSQSIIGKWESVNEETKKVESVIEIYEKSGKYFGKIIEIKDPKKKDALCKLCDGALKNKPILGLVIINGLEKRKNEWTGGTVLDPKNGKKYKCTISLEDKGIMKLRGYIGFSLFGRTAYWNRVNTK is encoded by the coding sequence ATGAAGGCAAAAACACTTTATATTCTCCTTTTCTTTTATTGCTTTACAGCAAGCTCACAATCCATTATTGGAAAATGGGAATCCGTAAATGAAGAGACAAAAAAAGTAGAGTCTGTTATTGAGATTTATGAAAAATCTGGTAAATATTTTGGTAAGATTATAGAAATTAAAGATCCTAAAAAGAAAGATGCGCTTTGCAAACTATGTGATGGAGCTCTAAAAAACAAACCTATTTTAGGCCTCGTAATTATTAACGGTCTAGAAAAAAGAAAAAATGAGTGGACTGGCGGGACAGTATTAGATCCAAAGAACGGAAAGAAATACAAATGCACCATTAGCCTTGAAGATAAAGGCATCATGAAACTTCGTGGATATATTGGTTTTTCTCTTTTTGGAAGAACTGCTTATTGGAATAGAGTAAATACAAAGTAA
- a CDS encoding KdsC family phosphatase encodes MVKSYKEYLAQIDTLIFDVDGVLTNGIVTVFPNGELVRHMNIKDGYALKSAVVAGLRVCIISGGTNEGVRTRLEKLGITDIYLGAHNKIKQYQELVTKYKLDAANVIYMGDDIPDVPVMKLVGLPCCPNDAAPEVQQISKYISDKKGGEGCARDVIEQVLKVQGKWDGNFDSKYD; translated from the coding sequence ATGGTAAAAAGTTATAAAGAATATTTAGCCCAAATTGATACTTTAATTTTTGATGTAGACGGGGTTTTAACCAATGGAATCGTAACTGTTTTCCCTAACGGAGAACTAGTAAGACATATGAACATTAAAGATGGATATGCTCTGAAATCTGCAGTAGTTGCTGGCCTTAGGGTTTGTATAATTTCTGGAGGAACCAATGAAGGTGTTAGAACTCGCTTAGAAAAATTAGGAATTACTGACATTTATCTTGGAGCTCATAACAAAATTAAGCAGTATCAAGAATTGGTCACTAAATACAAATTAGATGCTGCCAATGTAATTTATATGGGAGATGACATCCCTGATGTCCCAGTGATGAAATTGGTGGGCTTACCTTGTTGCCCAAATGATGCTGCTCCAGAGGTTCAACAAATTTCTAAATATATCTCTGATAAAAAAGGTGGAGAAGGCTGTGCTAGAGATGTTATAGAGCAGGTGTTAAAAGTACAAGGAAAATGGGATGGTAATTTTGATTCTAAATACGATTAG
- a CDS encoding Rossmann-like and DUF2520 domain-containing protein, translated as MIHVLIIGNGNVASHLATAFEKNPNIALKQISSRALDSVPMSDVAIIAVSDDAISEVANKLVNYQGLLVHTSGSVDVKQIKAKRNGVFYPLQSFTKGKKVDFTQVPFCLEASVDSDLLLLEKLAQSLGAKAYRINSLQRKKIHLAAVFANNFTNHMYSIANDICDQEKIPFEILHPLIAETANKVQGISPKEAQTGPAIRRDQQTIEKHISQLTKEQQRLYLLITKSIQSH; from the coding sequence ATGATTCATGTACTGATAATCGGTAACGGAAATGTTGCTTCACACTTAGCAACAGCTTTTGAGAAAAACCCAAACATCGCACTTAAACAAATAAGTTCTAGAGCCTTGGACAGTGTTCCTATGAGCGATGTAGCCATAATTGCAGTTTCTGACGATGCCATTTCTGAGGTTGCTAACAAACTGGTCAATTACCAAGGTTTGCTGGTTCATACCTCTGGATCTGTAGATGTAAAACAAATTAAAGCTAAAAGAAATGGAGTCTTCTACCCTTTACAGTCATTTACAAAAGGAAAAAAAGTTGATTTTACTCAAGTTCCTTTTTGCCTCGAAGCAAGTGTTGATTCTGATCTTCTTCTTTTAGAAAAACTAGCTCAATCACTTGGTGCTAAAGCCTATAGAATTAACAGTTTACAGCGAAAAAAAATACACCTAGCGGCTGTGTTTGCAAATAACTTTACAAATCATATGTACAGCATTGCCAATGATATTTGCGATCAAGAAAAAATTCCTTTTGAAATTTTACATCCTTTAATTGCTGAGACTGCAAATAAAGTACAAGGCATTTCACCCAAAGAAGCCCAGACTGGTCCTGCTATCAGAAGAGATCAACAAACTATAGAAAAACATATTTCACAACTAACTAAAGAACAACAACGCTTGTATTTATTAATCACAAAATCTATCCAAAGCCACTAA
- a CDS encoding MATE family efflux transporter → MQKDNQNILKSTFQLFKDAVRGKEQDYTTGSIRKAVFLLSIPMILEMLMESIFALVDIIYVSRVSVNAVATIGLTESVITLVYAVAIGLSMAATAVVARRIGEKDSKGANEAAVQVILVGIFLAIIISVIGILYPKEILALMGAEPDLIEEGYGYTKILLGGNITIMLLFLINAIFRGAGNASIAMWTLILSNGLNIILDPIFIFGLGPIPAYGVEGAAIATTIGRGTAVVCQLIALFYGFGKIKIAIKNIRIQMAVMMNLIKVSLGGIGQFLIGTSSWVFLMRIMSEFGSEALAGYTIAIRIMMFTLMPAWGMSNAAATLVGQNLGANKPDRAEKSVWKTSKYAAYFMGFVSVVYLVFAENFLGWFSTDPIVVKNGTLCLQIIAAGYVFYAYGMVVIQSFNGAGDTKTPTYINFVCFWLFQLPFAYLVAVYFKAGPIGVFLAITITEILVAIIGIWLFKKGKWKTVQV, encoded by the coding sequence ATGCAAAAAGACAATCAAAATATACTAAAAAGTACTTTTCAATTATTTAAAGACGCCGTTCGCGGAAAAGAACAAGACTATACTACAGGAAGTATTAGAAAAGCAGTTTTTTTATTATCCATCCCCATGATTTTAGAAATGCTGATGGAATCCATCTTTGCTTTGGTTGATATTATTTATGTTTCTAGAGTTAGTGTTAATGCCGTGGCAACCATTGGTTTAACAGAGTCCGTTATAACGTTGGTCTACGCTGTGGCCATCGGGTTAAGCATGGCTGCCACCGCTGTAGTTGCTAGAAGGATTGGAGAAAAAGACTCAAAAGGAGCTAATGAGGCAGCAGTTCAGGTTATTCTAGTAGGAATTTTCTTAGCCATCATTATTAGTGTAATTGGTATTCTGTATCCCAAAGAAATTTTAGCATTGATGGGAGCAGAGCCTGATTTAATAGAAGAGGGCTATGGCTATACAAAAATATTATTGGGTGGTAACATCACCATCATGTTATTGTTTTTAATCAATGCCATATTTAGAGGAGCAGGAAATGCCTCTATTGCAATGTGGACCTTAATTTTATCAAATGGCTTAAACATTATTTTAGATCCAATTTTTATTTTTGGTTTGGGCCCTATTCCAGCTTATGGTGTAGAAGGTGCTGCGATTGCAACAACCATTGGTAGAGGAACGGCAGTAGTTTGTCAGTTAATAGCCTTGTTTTACGGGTTTGGAAAAATTAAAATAGCCATTAAGAATATTCGAATTCAAATGGCAGTAATGATGAACTTGATAAAGGTTTCGCTTGGCGGGATTGGGCAATTTTTAATAGGCACTTCAAGTTGGGTGTTTTTAATGCGAATTATGTCAGAATTTGGTAGTGAAGCCCTAGCTGGATATACTATTGCTATCAGAATCATGATGTTTACCTTAATGCCAGCATGGGGTATGAGTAATGCAGCAGCCACTTTGGTTGGACAAAACCTTGGGGCCAACAAACCAGATCGTGCAGAGAAATCAGTTTGGAAAACAAGCAAGTATGCTGCCTATTTTATGGGTTTTGTTTCTGTGGTTTATTTGGTGTTTGCAGAAAATTTTCTCGGTTGGTTTAGCACAGATCCTATTGTGGTCAAAAACGGAACTCTCTGTTTGCAAATTATAGCAGCAGGTTATGTATTCTATGCTTATGGAATGGTTGTTATTCAGTCTTTTAATGGGGCAGGTGATACCAAAACACCAACCTACATCAATTTTGTTTGCTTTTGGTTGTTTCAGTTGCCCTTTGCGTATTTGGTAGCTGTCTATTTTAAAGCGGGTCCAATCGGGGTGTTTTTAGCGATAACTATTACAGAGATTTTGGTTGCTATCATTGGTATTTGGCTCTTTAAAAAAGGGAAATGGAAGACAGTGCAAGTCTAA
- a CDS encoding trans-sulfuration enzyme family protein, translated as MKSHNKLGINTICTHVGEVKDEQFKGAISPIYLSTSYEFDNVDVKRYPRYFNTPNQEMLCKKIAALEKTENALIFGSGMAAVSTTLLAFLHKGDHIVLQQTLYGGTYNFVVEEFDKFGIEYSFTKDLSIESFQKEIKENTKVLYIETPSNPLLTVTDMEAVANLAKKNGIVTMIDNTFASPINQTPIDFGIDIMLHSATKYMGGHSDILAGAVAASNEHIDIIWNIAKNLGGSLSDFTVWMLERSLKTMNLRVKCQSENALNMALYLDKNPLVSRVYYPGLESHPNYALAKKQMKNFGGMLSFELKEGIDAMAFMNKLELIKPSMSLAGVESTMLSPTQTSHALLSPEERENQGIKDGLIRFSVGIEETKDLIADIEQALK; from the coding sequence ATGAAGTCACATAATAAACTTGGCATCAATACCATTTGCACCCATGTTGGTGAGGTTAAAGATGAACAATTTAAAGGAGCTATATCTCCTATTTACCTTTCAACCTCTTATGAGTTTGACAATGTTGATGTAAAAAGATATCCACGGTATTTTAACACGCCAAATCAAGAAATGCTGTGTAAAAAAATTGCCGCTTTAGAAAAAACAGAAAATGCATTGATTTTTGGTTCTGGAATGGCTGCTGTAAGTACTACTTTATTGGCTTTTTTACACAAAGGAGATCATATTGTATTGCAACAAACACTGTATGGTGGTACTTATAATTTTGTGGTAGAAGAGTTTGATAAGTTTGGAATCGAATATTCCTTTACAAAAGATTTATCAATTGAATCTTTTCAAAAGGAAATTAAAGAGAACACTAAAGTATTGTATATAGAGACTCCATCAAACCCCTTACTGACTGTTACAGACATGGAGGCAGTTGCCAATTTAGCAAAGAAGAATGGAATTGTTACAATGATTGACAATACCTTTGCATCGCCTATAAATCAAACTCCTATTGATTTTGGAATTGATATTATGCTGCATTCTGCAACTAAATATATGGGAGGTCATTCTGATATCTTAGCAGGAGCCGTTGCGGCATCCAATGAGCATATTGATATCATTTGGAACATCGCTAAAAACTTAGGAGGCAGCCTTAGTGATTTTACTGTTTGGATGTTGGAGCGCAGTTTAAAAACAATGAATCTCCGTGTTAAATGCCAAAGCGAGAATGCTTTAAACATGGCGCTGTATTTAGATAAAAATCCTTTAGTTTCTAGAGTGTATTATCCTGGTTTAGAATCACACCCAAACTATGCACTTGCAAAAAAACAAATGAAAAATTTTGGAGGAATGTTGTCTTTTGAGCTTAAAGAAGGAATTGATGCGATGGCTTTTATGAATAAATTAGAATTGATTAAGCCATCTATGAGTTTAGCAGGTGTAGAGAGCACCATGCTAAGTCCAACTCAAACGTCACATGCATTATTGTCTCCAGAAGAAAGAGAAAATCAAGGGATTAAAGATGGATTGATTCGGTTCTCTGTCGGTATTGAAGAAACAAAGGATTTAATTGCTGATATTGAGCAAGCATTAAAATAA
- the bshB1 gene encoding bacillithiol biosynthesis deacetylase BshB1, which translates to MKLDILAFGAHPDDVELGCGATIAKEISNGKKVGIVDLTRGELGTRGSAELRDEEAANSAKILGVSVRENLGFADGFFTNDKEHQLEIIKMIRKYQPEIVLCNAVDDRHIDHPKGSQLVSDACFLSGLIKIPTVLNGVSQEKWRPKNVYHYIQWKNITPDFVVDVSGFIDVKVASVLAYSSQFYDPTSKEPETPITSKNFTDSISYRANDLGRLIGVEHAEGFTSERYVAVENLDKLI; encoded by the coding sequence ATGAAACTAGATATATTAGCTTTTGGTGCACATCCAGATGATGTAGAATTGGGTTGTGGTGCAACCATAGCAAAAGAAATTTCGAATGGGAAAAAGGTTGGAATCGTAGATCTTACCCGTGGTGAGTTAGGTACTCGAGGTTCTGCCGAACTTAGAGATGAAGAAGCTGCAAATTCAGCAAAAATATTAGGGGTTTCTGTTCGTGAAAATTTAGGTTTTGCTGATGGTTTTTTTACCAATGATAAAGAACACCAGTTAGAAATCATAAAAATGATTCGTAAATACCAACCAGAAATCGTCTTGTGTAATGCAGTTGATGATCGACATATTGACCACCCTAAAGGGAGTCAGTTAGTTTCTGATGCTTGTTTTTTAAGTGGTTTGATAAAAATACCTACAGTGTTAAACGGAGTTTCGCAAGAAAAATGGCGCCCAAAAAACGTGTATCATTATATTCAATGGAAAAACATCACTCCAGATTTTGTGGTCGATGTGAGTGGATTTATTGATGTAAAGGTAGCGTCTGTGTTGGCATATAGCTCTCAGTTTTACGATCCTACGAGCAAAGAACCAGAAACACCAATCACCAGTAAAAATTTTACAGACAGCATTAGTTATCGGGCAAATGATTTAGGCAGACTTATCGGAGTGGAACACGCAGAAGGTTTTACATCAGAGCGTTATGTAGCAGTAGAAAATTTAGATAAATTAATTTGA
- a CDS encoding LytR/AlgR family response regulator transcription factor, which translates to MHKRTAILVDDMNSALEVLSADLAQFHPEIEIIGKAKSVVDAAKLLRKQTPDFLFLDIMLGDGTGFDLLEIFPELGSKIIFVTASDAYAIRAFKFAAIDYILKPYSPSELEHAIQKATIQIELKKEQLNVLQQTIQQQHIPPTKISLHSLEKIVVVDIQNIIRCEAHNNYTQFFFENGSKVLVTKTLKYFADLLKENQFIRVHQSHLVNPNFIKEFIKSDGGYLILQNKESVPVSVRKRAAVLEAINNL; encoded by the coding sequence ATGCATAAAAGAACAGCCATTTTAGTTGATGACATGAACAGTGCTTTAGAAGTATTGTCTGCTGATTTAGCACAGTTTCATCCAGAAATAGAAATCATTGGAAAAGCAAAATCTGTAGTAGATGCAGCAAAATTATTGCGCAAACAAACACCTGATTTTCTTTTTTTAGATATCATGTTAGGTGATGGAACTGGCTTTGATCTTTTAGAAATATTTCCAGAACTAGGCTCTAAAATTATTTTTGTGACAGCTAGTGATGCATATGCAATTAGAGCTTTTAAGTTTGCAGCAATTGACTATATCTTAAAGCCCTATAGTCCATCAGAATTAGAACATGCCATACAGAAGGCTACAATACAGATAGAGTTAAAAAAAGAGCAATTAAATGTGCTTCAGCAAACCATACAACAGCAGCATATTCCGCCGACAAAGATTTCTTTGCACAGTTTAGAAAAAATAGTTGTTGTTGATATTCAAAATATTATTCGCTGTGAAGCACATAATAACTACACTCAATTTTTCTTTGAAAATGGATCTAAAGTTCTCGTTACTAAAACCTTAAAATATTTTGCAGACTTATTAAAGGAAAATCAGTTTATAAGAGTGCATCAAAGTCATTTGGTCAACCCCAATTTTATCAAAGAGTTTATCAAATCAGACGGTGGTTATTTAATTTTACAAAACAAAGAAAGCGTCCCAGTATCGGTTAGAAAAAGAGCGGCTGTTCTAGAAGCTATAAACAACTTATAA
- a CDS encoding two-component regulator propeller domain-containing protein: MKKTFYLFCIACLLAVFNLQGQKKQYIQYSIEEGLPQSQIIDITEDAFGYLYLATQGGGLARFDGKEFNVFTQKNGLESNYINALVAHKDSLFIGTNQGLTIKVRDSFVSYKSPKILKIIKVQKHWYFATNQGVYLLKNNYLQPLKANQKIDLAPVNDLVFYKGSFWAANHLGLWKIEDFDNSSNAALIQPGHFTAIYKQQNSLIVGSLKSGLFSIQNGTSSQENKYILDINSIGSFDDEQLWITTNTNGIYLINKQKLSVVKHSGTDTGLPTNAFTKIYKDHQKNIWIATSGAGLLKQTVPKFKHFDSRNGFNNTRVTTVLATQDALWVSNSKQQLIKKDSLGFYTLENPFIKSKITSIAADSTNSIWLTTAKNGLFIYKKENDSARGETPYKHLNSRNGLPHDQLSQVVPNKEKIWLATVNKGIVQLDYNFDKGFVKSSTLFNGVKGIKDLSISTIALDKSQKLWYATNNGALGYIFNNKVYHYTEILNQRAKINAITIHKGVVFIGTQEKGIWFAKSNQLNNFKLLKGQKELTFTTCNQLLFDAEDHLWVGTANGVISVELSENNEILTAQHYDATDGFVGVETSLNAISLDPNGSIWFGTQRGLSQYTAMPIELSKIKPRLYFEELKINFNTLDNIDINSNTKTLNLKPLENNVAFRFKTVDLNNPTQVVYRWKLNKGNYSPWTTQNTVEFANLNSSMYTFTVQSKNKQDLLSEEESILFYIDSPFYQKQWFLFSVIGASLAILLLAVAYYLKREKTKNLAKLKQLKLENHLLTLEQKALQLQMNPHFIFNVLNGIKALNNRGEKVLVNSTVNQFALLLRGILENSREEEISLKQEIETLKNYVALEQQMSEKQVELVVYSAIEKIDLDEILIPPMLLQPFVENSIKHAFDSNNTSAKIEITFSLEKQFLCCSITDNGKGYIETQLGKEKSKHKSKALKITKERIESLSTLAIFRMEELKENKKITGTKVWFKIPLKTDY, encoded by the coding sequence ATGAAAAAAACTTTTTACCTCTTTTGTATTGCATGCCTTTTGGCTGTTTTTAACCTACAAGGGCAAAAAAAACAGTACATTCAATATTCTATAGAAGAAGGTTTGCCACAGTCACAAATTATAGACATTACAGAAGATGCTTTTGGATATTTGTATTTGGCGACTCAAGGAGGTGGTTTAGCTCGTTTTGACGGAAAGGAATTTAATGTATTCACTCAAAAAAATGGCCTAGAATCTAATTATATCAATGCTTTAGTTGCCCACAAAGACAGTCTTTTTATTGGCACCAACCAAGGCTTAACCATAAAAGTACGTGATTCATTTGTTAGCTATAAAAGTCCTAAGATTCTTAAAATTATAAAGGTTCAAAAGCATTGGTATTTTGCCACCAACCAAGGTGTATACCTGCTTAAAAATAATTATTTGCAGCCTTTAAAAGCAAATCAAAAAATTGATTTAGCTCCTGTAAATGATCTAGTATTCTACAAAGGATCTTTTTGGGCAGCCAATCACTTGGGTCTTTGGAAGATTGAGGATTTTGACAACAGCTCAAATGCAGCTCTTATACAACCTGGACATTTTACCGCAATTTACAAGCAGCAAAACAGCTTGATTGTAGGAAGCTTAAAGAGTGGGCTCTTTAGCATCCAAAACGGAACAAGCTCACAAGAGAACAAGTATATTTTAGATATTAATTCTATCGGAAGTTTTGATGATGAACAGTTATGGATAACTACAAATACCAATGGGATATACTTAATAAACAAACAAAAACTTAGCGTAGTAAAACACAGCGGCACAGACACCGGATTACCGACCAATGCTTTCACTAAAATCTACAAAGACCATCAAAAGAATATTTGGATAGCTACTAGCGGTGCTGGGCTTTTAAAACAAACTGTTCCAAAATTTAAACATTTTGATTCTAGAAACGGTTTTAATAACACAAGAGTCACTACTGTTTTAGCCACACAAGATGCTCTTTGGGTCTCAAATTCTAAGCAGCAATTAATTAAAAAAGACAGCCTCGGTTTTTACACCTTAGAAAATCCTTTTATTAAATCTAAAATAACGAGTATTGCTGCAGATTCAACCAATTCTATATGGTTAACCACAGCTAAAAATGGTTTGTTTATATACAAAAAAGAGAATGATTCTGCCAGAGGCGAAACTCCTTATAAACATTTAAACTCAAGAAATGGACTGCCTCATGATCAATTGTCGCAAGTAGTTCCTAACAAAGAAAAAATTTGGCTTGCAACAGTCAATAAAGGAATTGTACAATTGGATTATAATTTTGACAAGGGTTTTGTAAAATCAAGTACTCTTTTTAATGGAGTTAAAGGAATCAAAGATCTTAGCATTTCTACAATTGCCTTAGATAAAAGTCAAAAACTGTGGTATGCTACAAACAATGGTGCTCTAGGGTATATTTTTAATAATAAAGTGTATCACTATACAGAAATACTTAATCAAAGAGCAAAAATTAATGCCATTACTATACATAAGGGTGTTGTATTTATTGGAACTCAAGAAAAAGGTATTTGGTTTGCCAAGTCTAATCAGTTGAACAACTTTAAACTGCTAAAAGGTCAAAAAGAATTGACATTTACCACTTGTAACCAACTTCTTTTTGATGCTGAAGATCACCTCTGGGTAGGCACAGCAAATGGTGTCATCTCTGTTGAGCTTTCAGAAAACAATGAAATCTTAACAGCGCAGCATTATGATGCTACCGATGGCTTTGTGGGTGTTGAAACTAGTTTAAATGCAATCAGCTTAGACCCAAATGGTTCTATTTGGTTTGGTACTCAAAGGGGGCTTAGTCAGTATACAGCAATGCCGATTGAGCTTTCTAAAATTAAACCTAGACTATATTTTGAAGAACTAAAAATCAATTTTAACACTCTGGATAATATTGACATTAATAGCAATACAAAAACACTAAATCTTAAACCTCTAGAAAACAATGTGGCATTTCGATTTAAAACCGTAGATCTAAACAACCCTACACAAGTGGTATATCGCTGGAAGCTAAACAAAGGTAATTACAGTCCATGGACGACTCAAAATACTGTTGAGTTTGCAAATCTAAACTCAAGCATGTACACATTTACGGTACAGTCTAAAAACAAACAAGATCTGCTGAGTGAAGAAGAATCAATCCTGTTTTATATTGATAGCCCTTTTTATCAAAAACAATGGTTTCTTTTTAGTGTCATTGGTGCATCATTAGCAATACTCCTACTTGCAGTAGCCTACTATCTTAAAAGAGAAAAAACAAAAAATCTAGCCAAGTTAAAGCAATTAAAACTTGAGAATCATTTGTTAACACTTGAGCAAAAAGCGTTGCAATTGCAAATGAATCCACATTTTATATTCAATGTATTAAATGGGATTAAAGCATTAAATAACCGAGGTGAAAAAGTCTTGGTCAATAGCACTGTCAATCAATTTGCCTTGTTGCTCAGAGGGATTCTAGAAAATTCACGCGAAGAAGAAATAAGCTTAAAACAAGAGATAGAAACCCTTAAAAACTATGTGGCTTTAGAACAGCAAATGAGTGAAAAACAGGTTGAGTTAGTTGTTTATAGCGCTATTGAAAAAATAGACCTTGACGAGATTTTGATCCCCCCAATGTTACTGCAACCTTTTGTAGAAAACAGTATTAAACACGCATTTGACTCTAACAATACATCTGCTAAAATTGAGATAACTTTTAGTCTTGAAAAACAATTTTTATGCTGTAGTATTACAGACAATGGCAAAGGGTATATAGAGACACAATTAGGCAAAGAGAAAAGCAAGCACAAATCCAAAGCACTAAAAATTACCAAAGAGCGTATTGAGAGTTTGTCTACATTAGCAATTTTTAGGATGGAAGAACTAAAAGAAAATAAAAAAATTACAGGTACTAAAGTTTGGTTTAAGATACCTTTAAAAACAGATTATTAG